AATTTTCGGGTATACCACACAATCCAAAGCCGCCTAAAAGTAAGGTAGCGCCGTCAAATACGTCGTGGAGAGCTTCTGTTGCGTCTTTGACAATTTTATTCATAGTCCCAAAAATATGAAAAGTTTTTAGTATTTCAACTAAAATTGAGTTTTTTATTAAGGTCAAGTGGAGAAGAATTTTCTAAATTTTAATTTTTTGGGCGTGCCCTTGTGGGCGTTTCGCTTGCGCTCATGCCCACAAGGTCGGCGTGCTACGGGCTACGCTATCGCTTCGGTGCTACGCTTCGCTCCGCACCGTGCTGACGCACGCCCTTCGCATGCCTCACGCAATTGAACTCAAAATAACCTTTCAAAAAAATTAAAACACCTCAAAAAAGCCCACTTACTCAAAAAATCTTGACTTCTAAAACCAGTTAAATACCACCGCAAAAGCTGTACACACTCAAACCTTAAACTCATTTCATCTTTCGTCTGCGTATCATTCACATTTTGGGCTATTTTATTACTTGTTGTACCAAAAATCTATTTTTTCCACCTTTATACCCGAAGGTAACGCAAAACTTTGCAAAATAGACCCTGTATTTGCATCAATTTTTTGAATATGTGTAGGAGTAGCAGCATAAATAACATTGCTAATCTGTTCATAAGCTAGCGTAGTATACACCCCTGTAATCCAATGAGTTGTAGAAGCACTTTTGGTAGATAAATTTTCCCTCAAAATTCCACCTTCGGTCAAAATGTAAGCAGTATTGTTAAATACGTACCATTTTTTAGCTTTAATTCCATAGTGTCGGTTATTAGCTACTTGTACCAAATCATCGCTGCGAAGGTAGCGAGTATAAGAATGTGTGCCATCGCAAGTTAGTACGCATATTTCTGTGCCATTTGTGGCAATATCTAACACTCTTTCAGTAAGGTTTTTTGTGTGAATTTTAACGTAGTTAGCAAAAGGATTAAAAACATCTATTTGATTATACGCAACACTTGTACCAGGAATAAGAGCATAAATGCGTTGTTTATGTTCACAAGCAGTAGCAGGAAAGTCTATGCTATTGGAGTGGCTACCTATAATACTGCCTGAAGTTGTAAATACTTGATAAAAGGGCTCGGTTTTAGAAAGAAGGAGTACAGTTTTATCCGATAAAAAAAGCATCTTTGTATATCTATCCACACTTGTGGCATTCGGCTGATAGTGTTGAAAACCCAAGGGCAGTAGAGAGTCATTGAGTTTATAGCCCTTAAAAGTCCCATCTAACGCAGAACATACATACAAATAGTTATATCTTGGAAAAAAAC
Above is a window of Bacteroidia bacterium DNA encoding:
- a CDS encoding Ig-like domain-containing protein; the protein is MRTKKLYRGIFLLCLLLFVFSCKKKDEEPPKITVAAPVMGQVFSYTPTIDITGTISDNIGLQAIEVSLLDIQYKFAAGIVRYPIAQKATTYSVSYSVQDIYLPAGFYYLKVQAVDLANNRTSVFVQIYLQELPLSLRGVYYLGIDEHHNYYSYLYQLGYNTPKLTLDRKATDICFFPRYNYLYVCSALDGTFKGYKLNDSLLPLGFQHYQPNATSVDRYTKMLFLSDKTVLLLSKTEPFYQVFTTSGSIIGSHSNSIDFPATACEHKQRIYALIPGTSVAYNQIDVFNPFANYVKIHTKNLTERVLDIATNGTEICVLTCDGTHSYTRYLRSDDLVQVANNRHYGIKAKKWYVFNNTAYILTEGGILRENLSTKSASTTHWITGVYTTLAYEQISNVIYAATPTHIQKIDANTGSILQSFALPSGIKVEKIDFWYNK